A DNA window from Altererythrobacter sp. B11 contains the following coding sequences:
- a CDS encoding SPOR domain-containing protein has protein sequence MYYTSNNSRVIGLALSTAMTGALLSGCATTSVPTASASAGQAEAALAQGKYDRAIDLAEAAVLAEPYNAEYRATLAHAYLEAGRFASASTTFDDAMRLGDNSPRTALSLAISLTGEGKLGDAAALLREWQGDLDTADLGLALTLSGQPQQAIPLMANAIRGGQNTVKMRQNLAYSYAMAGQWREARLMAAQDVPADKLGARLEEWAMMARPDAWQQRVATLIEVPAGVRDAGQPVMLALGDVPAARMAEAEVEPQAAAPTVSTGAEVELPALAVTEETTPLATPPAPKAESFRAAFSAPARHDVAQDAAAFAKASVPAAKPAKPAARASRSEATHLVQLGSFSSEQSARKAWKIYTQRYPGLAGHRMVLSEAVVGGKRFWRVSAAGFDKAESREMCGRVKARGSGCFAYAESRPLPGAVDTGTRVAMR, from the coding sequence ATGTATTATACCTCGAACAACAGCCGCGTGATCGGCCTCGCACTTTCCACCGCGATGACGGGGGCGCTGCTCTCGGGCTGCGCCACGACTTCGGTCCCGACAGCCTCCGCTTCGGCGGGACAGGCAGAGGCCGCGCTGGCGCAGGGCAAGTATGATCGCGCGATCGACCTGGCGGAGGCTGCCGTTCTGGCGGAACCCTATAATGCCGAATATCGCGCCACGCTGGCGCATGCCTATCTCGAAGCGGGGCGCTTCGCATCCGCCTCTACCACCTTCGATGATGCCATGCGGCTGGGCGACAATTCACCCCGCACGGCCCTGAGCCTTGCGATCTCCCTCACCGGCGAAGGCAAGCTGGGCGATGCCGCCGCGCTGCTGCGCGAATGGCAGGGCGATCTCGACACCGCCGATCTCGGCCTTGCCCTCACGCTGTCCGGTCAGCCGCAGCAGGCGATCCCTCTGATGGCTAATGCCATCCGCGGCGGGCAGAACACCGTGAAGATGCGGCAGAACCTGGCCTATAGCTACGCCATGGCCGGCCAGTGGCGCGAAGCGCGGCTGATGGCCGCGCAGGACGTGCCGGCAGACAAGCTGGGCGCCCGACTGGAAGAATGGGCCATGATGGCCCGCCCCGACGCCTGGCAGCAGCGCGTCGCCACGCTGATCGAAGTGCCGGCGGGCGTGCGCGATGCCGGCCAGCCGGTGATGCTCGCGCTTGGCGATGTCCCTGCCGCCCGCATGGCGGAAGCAGAAGTGGAGCCGCAGGCGGCCGCCCCGACGGTGTCCACGGGCGCCGAGGTAGAACTGCCCGCGCTCGCGGTGACCGAAGAGACAACCCCACTGGCAACGCCTCCGGCCCCGAAAGCGGAGAGCTTCCGGGCCGCCTTCTCCGCTCCGGCGAGGCACGATGTGGCACAGGATGCGGCTGCCTTTGCCAAGGCTTCCGTACCCGCGGCAAAGCCGGCCAAACCCGCAGCACGCGCATCGCGTAGCGAAGCGACGCATCTGGTCCAGCTCGGCAGCTTCTCCAGCGAACAGAGCGCGCGCAAGGCGTGGAAGATCTATACCCAGCGCTATCCGGGTCTCGCCGGGCACCGCATGGTGCTCAGCGAAGCGGTGGTGGGTGGCAAGCGCTTCTGGCGCGTATCCGCCGCCGGCTTCGACAAGGCCGAATCGCGCGAGATGTGCGGACGGGTGAAGGCGCGCGGCTCCGGCTGCTTTGCGTATGCTGAAAGCCGGCCGCTACCGGGCGCCGTGGACACGGGCACCCGCGTCGCAATGCGCTGA